The Spiroplasma citri genomic sequence TTAGAAAAATATCAAGTTGATGGAATTTTATTTCATTCAACCGTTAATCGGTTTTGATTATCTGAATTTGCTTCTTCTGAAGGATATTTGTTATTTACAAAAACTGAATCAATCTTGTATTTAGATGGACGTTATATTACTGCTGGTAAAAAGCAAGCAAGAAATGTTACACGTGTCGTTGAAATGGCAACGAATCATCCGGGTGGTTTTTTTGGAATGTTACAAAGTGATTTTCTTAAAAACAATGTCAAAATTTTAGCTTTTGAAAGTGATTACTTAACATATTTGACTTATCAAACTTTAACAACGAATATATCATCAGTCGCTTTAAAACCAGTTGATTTTTCAGAATTACGAGCAATTAAAACAAATGCTGAAATTGAGGCTTTAAAACAAGCGTGTGCAATTGGTGATATTGCCATTAATAATGTTATTAAAAAAATTAAAGTTGGAATGACAGAACGTCAAGTTGAACAAATTATTATTAATAGTTTTATTGAGGCTGGGGCTGATAAACCTAGTTTTGATACAATTATTGCTTCTGGGTGACGAGGAGCATTACCACACGGACGTGCAACTGATAAAATAATTGCGAATAATGAATTAAT encodes the following:
- a CDS encoding aminopeptidase P family protein; this encodes MEYVKVKLDKKVKLEQYLEKYQVDGILFHSTVNRFWLSEFASSEGYLLFTKTESILYLDGRYITAGKKQARNVTRVVEMATNHPGGFFGMLQSDFLKNNVKILAFESDYLTYLTYQTLTTNISSVALKPVDFSELRAIKTNAEIEALKQACAIGDIAINNVIKKIKVGMTERQVEQIIINSFIEAGADKPSFDTIIASGWRGALPHGRATDKIIANNELITIDFGCIYNGYCSDTTRTIGLGTPSSKMLEIYDIVYEAQSLGMQAIKPGVTTAMIDKICRDYIISKGYGEYFTHSTGHGVGIEIHEFPRVSPFCDVLLEPGMVITVEPGIYIPDLGGVRIEDDILVTENGFHLLTEAKRELILI